GCGAACCCCGATAACGTTGCTGCAAAACATCGCGGATGTTACTGGTTTCTTGCGCTTTAAAGCCTAACTCGCTGCGGATTTTAGCGTGTGTCCATTCTGCTAAAGCTTCTGCCATTTGTACAGCCATACCGTGATAATAAAGATAGTCTGTATAGTTGTCGGCTTTAAATAGCTTTTGGGCATATTCGGTAGCGACTTCCCCCACTGTTACCGCCTGCATTGGGAAGACATCGATTTTACCCGATTCTCTAGTTGCAAAGAAATCGGCGATGCAAAGGCGTTTACCAGATCGCTGACGAGGAAATTCAAAAGATGTGACCAACTTACCGCTATCTTTTGGATCGTAAACATATAAAATATTACCCTCAGCATTACAAGGAAAATAACCATAAATTACTGTGGGATGCAATAAATCATCTGTAACAATTCTTTGTTGCCATTCTTCTAAAATCGGATCGACTTTTCTGGCTAAAAACTCATCATATTGTTCCCGCGACTGTTCTTTAGGCTTGCGGAATTGCCATTGTCCGACGAATAAAGCTTGTAAATCCAAATAAGGGAATACTTCTTCAATAAGAATGTCTTCAGGTTTTAAAATTTTTGTACCCCAAAAAGGAGGAGTAGGGCGATCGATATCTAAACTTACCTCATCAGAACGCTTCGTATCTGTTACTAAAGGTTCTGGTTTTTTACTAACCTCATCAACAAAAATCTTATCCTGATTTTCCCCTTCAAACGGCTTTGATTCTCCTCCTTCTTCTTCCGAAGTAAGAGCAACTTCGTTTAAAAATCCTTGAAGATCGTCCCAATTACTATCAGCCTTCGCTGGCATTAATTTCTCCATAAAATGCAAATCGGCAAACGCATCTTTGCCATAGATAACTTTACCTTTATAGACATTTTGGCAATCTTGATTAACAAATTTAGGTGTTAAAGCAGCACCACCCAAGATAATAGGAACAGTAATACCTTTTTGATTAAAAGTTTTTAGATTATCTTTCATAAAAGCGGTAGATTTCACTAATAGCCCACTCATAGCAATACAGTCTGGCTGGTGTTCTTCATAAGCTTGAATAATATTTTCAACTGGTTGTTTAATACCTAAATTAATTACTTTATAACCATTATTTGAAAGGATAATATCAACCAGATTTTTACCAATATCATGAACGTCACCTTTAACTGTAGCAATGACAAATTTACCTTTACCACTATCGTCAGCTTCTTCTTTATCCATGTGTGGTTCTAAATGCGCCACCGCAGCTTTCATAGTTTGCGCCGACTGAAGTACAAAGGGAAGTTGCATCTGTCCCGACCCAAATAATTCTCCCACAACTTTCATGCCATCTAAGAGAAATATATTGACAATATCTAACGGTGGATATTGTTGTAAAGCTTCATCCAAAGCTTCATCTAAACCAATACGTTCGCCGTCAATAATATGCTGTTTTAATCTTTCTTGAATAGGTAAATTTTTATCAACTGCTTCAGTCTTTTTAGTTTTCTGACCAGCGAATAAAGTTGTTAGTTCACCTAAAGGATCATAAGTACAGATATCGCCATCAAATTCTCGTCTGTCATAAATTAAATCAGTACAGATTTTCTGATGATCGGGCTTAATTTTTGCCAAAGGTAAAATCTTACTTGCGCTAACAATAGCGGAATCTAATCCTACCTGCATACATTCATATAAAAAGACGGAATTTAATACCTGTCTGGCAACAGGATTTAAACCAAAGGAAACATTAGATACTCCTAATAAAATATGACAGCCTGGTAATTCTTCTCTAATTCTTTTAATTGCTTCAACGGTTGCTTTGGCATTTTCTCTGTCTTCTTCTATACCAGTGGATACAGGTAAAGCCAGGGGATCGAAAAAGATTTCGTGGGAGGGAATACCATAGGCTACAGCTGCATCATAAACGCGTTTAGCAATCTCAAACTTTTTATCCGCAGTACGTCCCATACCATCTTCATCGATAGTACCAACAACTACTGCTGCACCATATTTTTTCGCTAAATCTAAGACTTGATAAAATCTTTCTTCTCCATCTTCGTAATTAGTGGAGTTGAGGATACATTTCCCACCAGCAACCTTTAACCCCGCTTCCATCTTTGTCCATTCAGTGGAGTCAAGCATTAAAGGAAGAGTGACATTATTAACTAGACGAGAGGCTAATTCATGCATATCCTTTTCCCCATCTCTTCCCACATAGTCCACGTTAACATCAAGGATGTGCGCGCCTTCTTTTACCTGAGACTTAGCCAGAGAAACTAAACTATCCCAGTCTTCTGCATTGAGTAATTCTCGACATTTTTTAGAACCACTGGCGTTTAATCTTTCTCCCACAATCAAGAAAGAATTATCTTGCACATAGGGTTGGGTACTGTAAATCGAGGCTGCGGAAGGTTCGTAATTCGGATGACGTTCTTTGGGTTTTAAATCTTGCGTCATCTCGGCTAAGGCTTTGATGTGCTCAAACCTCGTACCACAACAACCCCCAACTATTTGCACTCCCAAATCTTCCACGAAGTGCATTAATGCCATACGCAATTCCATTGGTGTAAGTCTATAGTGCGCCTGTCCCCCTACATTTTCAGGTAACCCAGCATTGGGGACACAAGAAACAACAAACGGCGAATGTTCCGACAGATACTTGATATGATCCTTCATTAAATCAGGGCCTGTAGCGCAGTTTAAACCCAAAATATCAATAGGATAACGTTCTAGTATCGCTAAAGCTGCATCAATTTCTGTCCCCACTAGCATTGTCCCCATCTGTTCCATCGTCACCGAAACCATCAGGGGAACTCGCGCACCTTTTTTGGCAAATACCTCTTCTATTGCATTTAACGCTGCTTTAATCTGTAATACGTCTTGACAAGTTTCAACTAATAATAAATCAACACCACCGTCATACAATGCTTCAGCTTGTTCGACATAGGCATTTTTTAGACTGTCAAAATCAATATGTCCCAAGGTGGGTAACTTAGTACCAGGACCCATCGAACCAGCGACAAAACGAGGTTTTTCAGATGTAGAGTATTCTGTAGCGACTCGTTTAGCTAATTCCGCAGCAGCTTTATTGAGATAGTAAGCCCGATCTGCTAAATCGTATTCCGCTAAAACTAATTTAGTGCCCCCAAAAGTATCGGTTTCAATGACATCCGCACCAGCTTCTAAAAATCCTCGGTGTACGTTCTCCACCGCCTTTGGTTTGGTATGTACGAGATATTCATTACATCCTTCATATTCAGCACCACCAAAATCTTCAGCAGTGAGGTTTTGTACTTGCAGGTTTGTACCCATCGCACCATCAAATACTAACACGGGGCGATTTGGGCTATTAAGGCGATTTAAAAAAAGGTTGTCCATTGCTAGCGACTGCTGATCGACAGGTGAATTGATGTTAAGTCTTATTATATGGTTGTCTTTGAAAAAAAGGGAGTTTATCTTGATATTGCACTTTGAACTGTAGATTTTTTTCTCAGGCAAAGTAGCAAAGAGGTTTTAGAAAGAGTTTTTCAAGATAAAAAACACAAAATTTATTTTTTTTGATGCACAATCAGATATTTTTGGGAAATCTATATATAGAAATCACACATATTAATTTCTTGAATTTATTATGGGTTTATTTGATGAATTTTCCAGTGTTCGTACCGCAAGAACTACTGATTTAAGTCCAGCAGAATCTTTTGCAGGAATTATGTTAGCAACTATTGCTGCTGACGGATATCTTGCGGATGAAGAAATTCGCAACTTGATATCAACTTTGTATAGAATGAAATTGTTTCAAAGTTATCCTAGCGATCATGTTTCTAGGATGATTGACAAACTAATGAAAATTATTCAAACTCAAAGTGCAGGTTCATTATTAAAAGTTGCAGTTTCATCTCTTCCAGAGTATTTACATGAAACCGTTTTTGCTGTGGCAACTGATTTAATACTTTCTGATGGCGAAGTTTCCGAAGATGAAGAAGCAGTTTTATCAAAACTCTGTAAATCTTTATCAATTTCTCAGGAAACAGTTAATCAAATAATCAAAATTATGATTATAAAAAATAAAGGATAGATAAAAAATTTTAGTGATGATACAAAGAAGGAAAAGTTTAAAATTTCATAGCTTATTGTAATTCATTAATTTTGCTTTTCCTTCAACAATTTGTTATTTGGCTAATATAGCAGCAGTTATTAATTTATTTTGATTTTTGTTCCAAAAATTGTTTCATGTTTAATTAGTTGTTTTAACTGAGCAGTCGTACTAAGATTTATCAGTTTTTACAGCAAAGGACGCTCACACTAACTAACTATCAATCTAAATACGTCATGACAAAGAGTATTGATTTCCAGTCACCAGCTGATTTTACTTAGCTTCTTCCAACTGATCCAAGCGCAACCAGACATTAGGAGTAGGAACATAAAACTGAATTAGAGCATATTCATCATTTAGCTCTAAAATCTGCCCTTTGCTGTCGAATAAATAAGAGGGAAGCCTAGCATCACTTGCCTTCGCTTCTAGACTGCCTGCGATTTTTTCTTTAACTACACGAACTAGTGAACCTTTTTTAATGCCTGCCATAGTTATTGACTGTGATTATTGTGCTAATTTCAACTTAAATTATATAGAGTTTGGTCAACCTCTATAGACTGACATTAAGATAGTGTGATATCTTCCCAATGCTATTTGCTGCTTCGGCACAGTGATTGCAGCCAGTCTAGTAAAAGTGAATTAAATATTTCTGGATACTCATCATGGGGACAATGCCCAGCATTTTCTAATTCTATTAATTTTAAACGAGTATTGAGAGAGGCGATCGCCTTAGCCTGTCTGGCAGGTATCATTTTATCTTGCAGCCCCCAGACCAAAAGCATTGGCACCTCAATTTGAGGTACTAAATCTCTAACTGATTTGGCAAAACTAGCTTTTCTGATGCTGCGCGACAAACGAAACAAAGTTTGCTCAGATCCTCGATCATAAGCAGGGCTAGATAAGATTTCTACCAATTCATCGGTAACAGCTTCTTTATTAGGATAGGCTATTGCTGCCCATTTACGAATTATCTTGGGTCTTCTAACTAGTTTAAGAATACTTTTGATTAATAAAGGAGAGGCAAATAAGTTTTCAATAGCAGTTACTAGAGGACTCATCAGAGGCGGTAGCATATCTTCTCGCACCGATACATCGGGTAAACTGATCATGACTAAACCCCTAACCATTTCAGGATAAGTAGCTGTGGTGTTGAGGGCAACTAACGAACCAATGGAGTTACCTACTAAAATTACTGGCGTACTAATAAAAGTTTGCCAAAAATCATGGACTTGTTCTGTCCACAAAGCTGCACTGTAGTCTATATCTGCCTTTCTCGATGCCCCAAAACCGAGTAAATCTATAGCGTATACGGTATGTTTTTGAGCAATGACAGGTAAGTTGTGGCGCCAATGTTCGATGCTGGCACCAAAGCCATGAATAAAGATGATCGGAGGATATACACTGGAAGCTAAATTTTTTTTAGCTCTGAGGTAACTATAACGAGTCTGCCATCCTCGCCAAACCCAGTCTCTTTGGTTACCAACACGCTCTTGCCAAGCTTGGTATATAGTCAAATTACTTACTTAAAAAATATTTACACGATAGACTTGCACTATTCAAAGTGTATCTAATACTAGATTGAAGATAAGCCAAAGTCGAAAATAAAACTAACTTAATATTCTATTAATAACAAGATCGGTAAAATGGGAGATGATACGAGTTTTTATCATCAATAATTTTTAGTTCACATTATCACTAACATAAAAGGAAAGACAAAATACGCCTGTGAGAGATAGAAGACGCAGTAACAATAGTCGCGATCTAACCAAAACTAACGAAAGAATTCGCTTCCCCGAAATTCGTGTTATCGACTCCGAAGGTGAGCAACTAGGGATCATCACCCCAAAAGAAGCTCTCGCTAGAGCTCAAGAAAAAGGCTTAGATTTGGTCTTAGTTAGCGAAACCGCCAAACCCCCTGTCTGTAAAATTATGGACTACGGGAAATATAAGTACGAGCAAGATAAAAAACTAAAAGAAGCTAAGAAAAAACAGCACAACGCTGACGTTAAAGAAGTGAAGATGCGTTATAAAATTGAAGAGCATGACTATAACGTGCGCGTCAAAAATGCTCAGCGCTTCCTTAAATCAGGAGACAAGGTTAAGGCAACAATTAGCTTCCGTGGTCGAGAAATTCAGCACTCTAGGTTAGCGGAAGATTTGCTGCGTCGCATGGCAAAAGATTTGGAAGAGTATGCTGAAGTACAGCAGTTTCCCAAAAGAGAAGGTCGCAACATGATGATGATGCTATCACCGAAAAAGTAGTTGATGCTTTGGTACAGATTTTAAGGATTGATTTTGGCTTTAATTGATAAGCTTTGCGCCTGGAAAATTTCTCAAAGTTTTTCAAAAGCAGATAGAGAAGGGCAAGTTGCTCTTCTCTTTTTATATTTTGATTTAATTTGCTTAAGAGTCAATCAATTAACTTTGGTTAGCTTTAGTATCTTGAACCGCGATCCAAAATAAAATTACCGTTAAGGGAATGCTGGCAGCCAAAATCAGACCAGTCACCATGCTACCTAACTCTGGATTGCCAGAAGATAGTTCAAAAACTGAACCCACGGCTGCGATCGCACTAATGCAACACAACAGCAAGCATACACCACTTTTCGGTGTCATTGAAATCATTTGATTAACTCCTCTTGTTGTCAGCCGATTTTATTTATTTACTTTTTCACAGGCTTTACTGCGCTAACAGCAAAACCATTTTTGTTTAACTCGTCATTTAGAGCTAGGTTATTTTCAACTCGGTCTACAAACATTACACCATTAAGATGATCCATTTCGTGCTGAATTGCACGAGACAGTAAACCACTAGCTTCCAGTTTACAGGGTTTACCTAATTCATTTTTATAAGATATTTCAATCGTATCAGGACGAATTACTTCTAAATAAACTCCAGGGATGCTCAAACAACCTTCTTCGGAGTTACAAAGGTTGTTACCAGAGTTGATGATTTTAGGGTTAATCAAAACCAGGGGAGGCTTATCTGGCTGGTCTAAATCAATATCAATGACGATAAGCTGCTTATTAATACCTACTTGAGGTGCTGCTAAACCTATACCATCAGCACTATACATAGTTTGCAGCATTTCTTTAATTATATAGCGAAGCTGGTCATCCACTTTGGCAATACGTTTAGCAGGTTGGCGTAAGACGCGATCGCCTAAGTAGTGAATATTTAATGGCGGTTGTGCTAATTTTTTCTTTTCTACTGTTACAACAGTGGTCATATTATCCGATAGCGCAATCTAAATTTTTCTTATTTATATTTTATCGCTAATTAAAAATTATCTTATGTAATAACCAGGAGGGCATAATCAACTGCCCAGTAAGCAAGAGTAGCGATCGCAAAAACAATCAAATTTTGGTAGTCCTGTAGAAGTAATGATATAGCAAGTGAATTATAGATTAGGACGTTAGTTATAAAACGAGCTAATAGCTGCGCAAAGCATGGCAATCCTGCGTCGACGGGTCTTAACCTTTGCTTTGAGTGCTATATTTCTGTGGGAGATTCAACATAGTAGGCAACCTCACCGCTTTCTTGGATGTAGTCTGGGGATTCGCTCCAAAAATCTTTTTCTTCGATTGAAGGAGTATAAAAATGTGCATCTAACTCAGCATTATAAAAGCGATATAAAGGAACTGTTCCTTCTACCTGAGTGTCATAACCATAATAAGGAATCCCTTCAAAAGTGTAGTTGTCTAAATTCTCTTCCACAAAAGCTTTTTCAGCTTCGTCAACAGTATAAAAATGTACCCCTGTATTAGTGTTTAAGAAGCGATAAACAGGACTCATTCCTGTAATATCTTCCCCTGCTTCTGGTATGGGCAAACCAACAAAAGATATTCCTTCTAATTCATATTGGGGCAAGTTTTTGAGAATCAAATCCCGTTCAGCTTGATCGGTGGTATAAAACTGAGTTTGGGTATCAGTCCTAAAAAATCGATAAACAGGAATTCCCTCACCATCAAAGGTATCTGTACTAATGTTGTCATCAGTTAGATCGGCAATACCAAATCTCATCGTATTTTCTCCCTGCTGCACTGGAGCAACAATAGTTAAGACTGAACTTACACCATCCTATTCGATGCCAAGAATATTGGCAGTGTTGTCGAAGAAATTACCTAATTCTGAGTTGCGATCGCTCTTTGCTCAATCTAGCTTAAATAGGTGTAGCTATTGAGAGTACTGGCATAATTTTGCAGTAATTTTTGGGCTTCTGCCAAAGTTATTGTTTGATTTTGCAAAGCCGCTTCAGTACGACGACGCATAGTTTCCAGTAAGTCCTTACTGTCATACTCTACATAGCTTAAAACTTCTTTGATCGTGTCTCCCCGTACTACGGATTCAACCTGATAGCCCGAGGGAGTAACTTGGATATGCACTACATTAGTATCGCCAAATAAGTTGTGTAAATTTCCCATAATCTCTTGATATGCGCCGACTAGAAACATCCCTAAGTAATAATCACCAGGCGATCGCGAAGTACGATCTACGGCATGAAGTTCTAAAGTATTTTTAGTTTCTTTGGGGTTAATAAATTGATCGATCTTGCCATCACTATCACAGGTGATATCGGCTAAAATGCCTTTGACGGTAGGTCTTTGATCGAGACGATGAATCGGCATAATCGGAAAAAGCTGGTCGATTGCCCAGGTATCAGGAACAGAGCGAAAAATTGATAAATTGACATGATAAGTAGATGCCATAATCTGAGGCAAGTCAGCTAATTCATCGGGAACACGATCGCAACTTGCCATAATTGCCGAAATCTTGTGACAGCAAGCCCAATATAGCTCTTCGGCTTTAGCTCGTTCAACTAAACTGAAATAGCCGAAGTTAAATAAACTCAAAGCTTCTTGTTTAAACTGAATCGCATCATAATAGCTCTCTTGGAGATTAACTTGGTTAATTCCCTGATAGGTTTCCCAGAAATTTTTAATCACCAAAGGTATGTCTGCTTGGGGTAAACCGACATCAGGACAAGATACATCACTAGTACTCAAAACATCAAACACCAATACCGATTGATGAGCAGCGATCGCCCTCCCGCTTTCACTGATTAAAGTAGGATGTACTACCTTACCGCGATCGCAAGCATCTTTTACCTGCGCCACAATATCGTTGGCATAATTCTGCATATTGTAGTTTTTGGAAGCAGGAAAGTTAGTTTTTGAACCGTCGTAATCGACTGCTAATCCTCCTCCTACATTGAGATACTGCATATTTGCACCCAGTTTGACTAGCTGCACATAGATTTGGCTAGCTTCGCGGATCGCATTTTTGATTACCCCGATGGCAGAAATTTGTGAACCAATATGAAAATGTAATAGTTGCAAACAGTCTAACTTGCCCAACGTTGCTAACTGGCGTACTATCTGTAAAATCTCGGCAACGGTTAAACCAAACTTAGCGCGATCGCCTGTAGAATTTCCCCATCTGCCAATTCCCTTATGGTTTAGCTTGGCACGTACCCCCAAAATTGGCTGGATATTTAACTCTTGGCTAATAGTTAATACCAACTCTAATTCTTGAAGCTGTTCGAGTATGATAATTGGTTTTTGCCCCAGCTTGGTTGCCAGTAAAGCAGTTTCTATATATTCGCGATCTTTGTAACCATTGCACATTAATAAAGGTAATAAAGGTTCTTGGGCTTCTGCTGATGACAAACTAGCCAAAGCAATAATTAATTCAGGTTTAGATCCTGCTTCTAAGCCAAACCGATCTTGTTTGCCGTGGTGGACTAAAGCTTCAATCAAATGGCGATTTTGATTACATTTGATCGGAAAAACTCCCTGATATTGACCCAAATAGCTATAGCGGGCGATCGCTTGTGCCATACAGCTATGTAGCCTTGCCATGCGATCGGCCAGAATATCGGGAAACCGAATCAAAAGAGGTAAACTGATGTTGCGCTGTTTCAGAGATTCAATCAACTCTACCAAATCAAAAGCCTTACCCTGTGTACCTTGAGGCGAAACAGTAACGTTTCCTGCTTGATTAATTGCAAAATACGGTTCTCCCCAACCTTCAATATTGTAAAGTTTGGCACTGTCTGCAACTGTCCAATTATCATTACTGTCTGATACTAAAGAAGACTTGACTACGGCGTTCTGAGGCTGTTTCGGCTGACTAGATTTAGACTGACTATCGACCATCGAAGATAAATTACAACACTTTCCACAAATATTAAATATTTAAATATTATAGTGACTACGTTCACTGATTATTTTTCTACGGGCATAGTATTGCCAAAAAAAAAGCAGAAATAACTAAAGCGAGCGCCAGATTTTAGATTACCAGCTTGATAAGTTCTCTGACTTATTTAAAAAAATTGAATATCCTCAACCGCTTGTTTGGGCTTGAGTCATCATTTAAAGAAGCAAGTCAGTCCTTTTAACCGTAGGTGTTTAGTAATTTCCGTAAATTTAGTCTGCCAGGAAAGTTTTACAATCAAAACATACGACCAAATAAAATTTTTTTTATGTTGCGCAAAATTGTAATTCTATTAATGTCATTGTCTTTGTGCTGGACTACCGTTGGTTGCTCTGGCTCATCAACCTCAATATCAACACCATCTTTTGATAATAATACTAGTACTAGTGTTCCTGCTGCACCTACCTCAATTAGTGATGGTACATATCCCGTGCAGCAAGCTACCTACGATGATGTTACTGGTGAGTATAGTTTAATGCTATTAAACACTCCGCCTGGAACTCCTCCCGTACTGCAAACAGAACAGCTACAGATGGCTCGAATCGGCGAAGAAGACGCAGCTAATGGAAGCAAAACTTATCTTCAGGTGAAAAATGGTCAACCTGTGATGTATTTAACTGAAAATTTCAAGATCGAATATGTCCACAATGTTACAGAAACGAGAAACGATACTCAATCTAGTCAACCTCAGACTGTAGTAGTTAGAAGAGAATCAAACTTCTGGAGTCCTTTTGCAGGAGCTTTGGCGGGTCAGGCTATTGGTAATATGCTATTTAGACCTCAATACTATGTCCCTCCCGTATATCAGCCAGGAGGAGTTATGACTGGTTATGGTGGTTATGGTAGTACCTATACTCAGGCGGTCAATCGTTATCAAGATCGTTATAATACTCCCCCAGCAGCAGTCAAAAACCGTCGTACCCTTAGAACAACTGGTGGCATCCGCAATGCAGCCAGCAACAAGGCTCGTAAAACTATGAAAAATAATAGTCGCTCTACAGGATCTGGTGTAGGTTCTAGTACTCTGCGTTCTTCAGGGAAAAATACTAAACAGTTTAAACGTCCTAGCAGTTTTGGTAGCAGCGGCATCAGAAGACCAAGTCGCAGCTTTAGTGGGGGACGCAGAAGAAGGTAAGTTAATTAAATATTAATTAGCGATCGCTCTTATTTAATGGCGATCGCTAATTAGCAGTAATCAAAGATTTAGTTGGAGGCGATTAAACTGACTGACGACTAAGTTTTTTAAATCTGTCTCGATTACTCGATTAAAGGATCGTGACGGTTTTGCTGCCAATATTGCTCGACATCTCCATCATAGTCTTCTTGGATAATACCACCGAGAATACCGATTGCTTTGGCATTACCGCCGTAGGCTTGATTAATTTTGGCGAGCGCTCGAACATTCTTGATTTGACAAGCAGCAAAATACCGTTGCCATGCTGCTAGATCCAAGCCTGATAGACGATAATTTTATTACCCCGATCAACTAAATCTTCAAGAGTTGCGATCGCATTTTG
The sequence above is drawn from the Coleofasciculaceae cyanobacterium genome and encodes:
- the metH gene encoding methionine synthase; translation: MDNLFLNRLNSPNRPVLVFDGAMGTNLQVQNLTAEDFGGAEYEGCNEYLVHTKPKAVENVHRGFLEAGADVIETDTFGGTKLVLAEYDLADRAYYLNKAAAELAKRVATEYSTSEKPRFVAGSMGPGTKLPTLGHIDFDSLKNAYVEQAEALYDGGVDLLLVETCQDVLQIKAALNAIEEVFAKKGARVPLMVSVTMEQMGTMLVGTEIDAALAILERYPIDILGLNCATGPDLMKDHIKYLSEHSPFVVSCVPNAGLPENVGGQAHYRLTPMELRMALMHFVEDLGVQIVGGCCGTRFEHIKALAEMTQDLKPKERHPNYEPSAASIYSTQPYVQDNSFLIVGERLNASGSKKCRELLNAEDWDSLVSLAKSQVKEGAHILDVNVDYVGRDGEKDMHELASRLVNNVTLPLMLDSTEWTKMEAGLKVAGGKCILNSTNYEDGEERFYQVLDLAKKYGAAVVVGTIDEDGMGRTADKKFEIAKRVYDAAVAYGIPSHEIFFDPLALPVSTGIEEDRENAKATVEAIKRIREELPGCHILLGVSNVSFGLNPVARQVLNSVFLYECMQVGLDSAIVSASKILPLAKIKPDHQKICTDLIYDRREFDGDICTYDPLGELTTLFAGQKTKKTEAVDKNLPIQERLKQHIIDGERIGLDEALDEALQQYPPLDIVNIFLLDGMKVVGELFGSGQMQLPFVLQSAQTMKAAVAHLEPHMDKEEADDSGKGKFVIATVKGDVHDIGKNLVDIILSNNGYKVINLGIKQPVENIIQAYEEHQPDCIAMSGLLVKSTAFMKDNLKTFNQKGITVPIILGGAALTPKFVNQDCQNVYKGKVIYGKDAFADLHFMEKLMPAKADSNWDDLQGFLNEVALTSEEEGGESKPFEGENQDKIFVDEVSKKPEPLVTDTKRSDEVSLDIDRPTPPFWGTKILKPEDILIEEVFPYLDLQALFVGQWQFRKPKEQSREQYDEFLARKVDPILEEWQQRIVTDDLLHPTVIYGYFPCNAEGNILYVYDPKDSGKLVTSFEFPRQRSGKRLCIADFFATRESGKIDVFPMQAVTVGEVATEYAQKLFKADNYTDYLYYHGMAVQMAEALAEWTHAKIRSELGFKAQETSNIRDVLQQRYRGSRYSFGYPACPNIEDQYKQLDLLDTKRIGMYMDESEQLYPEQSTTAIIAYHPVARYFST
- a CDS encoding tellurite resistance TerB family protein, which gives rise to MGLFDEFSSVRTARTTDLSPAESFAGIMLATIAADGYLADEEIRNLISTLYRMKLFQSYPSDHVSRMIDKLMKIIQTQSAGSLLKVAVSSLPEYLHETVFAVATDLILSDGEVSEDEEAVLSKLCKSLSISQETVNQIIKIMIIKNKG
- a CDS encoding NAD(P)H-quinone oxidoreductase subunit O translates to MAGIKKGSLVRVVKEKIAGSLEAKASDARLPSYLFDSKGQILELNDEYALIQFYVPTPNVWLRLDQLEEAK
- a CDS encoding alpha/beta fold hydrolase, which translates into the protein MTIYQAWQERVGNQRDWVWRGWQTRYSYLRAKKNLASSVYPPIIFIHGFGASIEHWRHNLPVIAQKHTVYAIDLLGFGASRKADIDYSAALWTEQVHDFWQTFISTPVILVGNSIGSLVALNTTATYPEMVRGLVMISLPDVSVREDMLPPLMSPLVTAIENLFASPLLIKSILKLVRRPKIIRKWAAIAYPNKEAVTDELVEILSSPAYDRGSEQTLFRLSRSIRKASFAKSVRDLVPQIEVPMLLVWGLQDKMIPARQAKAIASLNTRLKLIELENAGHCPHDEYPEIFNSLLLDWLQSLCRSSK
- the infC gene encoding translation initiation factor IF-3, translating into MRDRRRSNNSRDLTKTNERIRFPEIRVIDSEGEQLGIITPKEALARAQEKGLDLVLVSETAKPPVCKIMDYGKYKYEQDKKLKEAKKKQHNADVKEVKMRYKIEEHDYNVRVKNAQRFLKSGDKVKATISFRGREIQHSRLAEDLLRRMAKDLEEYAEVQQFPKREGRNMMMMLSPKK
- the def gene encoding peptide deformylase, which translates into the protein MTTVVTVEKKKLAQPPLNIHYLGDRVLRQPAKRIAKVDDQLRYIIKEMLQTMYSADGIGLAAPQVGINKQLIVIDIDLDQPDKPPLVLINPKIINSGNNLCNSEEGCLSIPGVYLEVIRPDTIEISYKNELGKPCKLEASGLLSRAIQHEMDHLNGVMFVDRVENNLALNDELNKNGFAVSAVKPVKK
- the speA gene encoding biosynthetic arginine decarboxylase, encoding MVDSQSKSSQPKQPQNAVVKSSLVSDSNDNWTVADSAKLYNIEGWGEPYFAINQAGNVTVSPQGTQGKAFDLVELIESLKQRNISLPLLIRFPDILADRMARLHSCMAQAIARYSYLGQYQGVFPIKCNQNRHLIEALVHHGKQDRFGLEAGSKPELIIALASLSSAEAQEPLLPLLMCNGYKDREYIETALLATKLGQKPIIILEQLQELELVLTISQELNIQPILGVRAKLNHKGIGRWGNSTGDRAKFGLTVAEILQIVRQLATLGKLDCLQLLHFHIGSQISAIGVIKNAIREASQIYVQLVKLGANMQYLNVGGGLAVDYDGSKTNFPASKNYNMQNYANDIVAQVKDACDRGKVVHPTLISESGRAIAAHQSVLVFDVLSTSDVSCPDVGLPQADIPLVIKNFWETYQGINQVNLQESYYDAIQFKQEALSLFNFGYFSLVERAKAEELYWACCHKISAIMASCDRVPDELADLPQIMASTYHVNLSIFRSVPDTWAIDQLFPIMPIHRLDQRPTVKGILADITCDSDGKIDQFINPKETKNTLELHAVDRTSRSPGDYYLGMFLVGAYQEIMGNLHNLFGDTNVVHIQVTPSGYQVESVVRGDTIKEVLSYVEYDSKDLLETMRRRTEAALQNQTITLAEAQKLLQNYASTLNSYTYLS